In the Populus trichocarpa isolate Nisqually-1 chromosome 1, P.trichocarpa_v4.1, whole genome shotgun sequence genome, one interval contains:
- the LOC7470533 gene encoding uncharacterized protein LOC7470533, whose translation MNLIKKGPRFSHNNELPKNDCFGDTALSLNCLGYGGSSSTNAEGADNNLKVDFSNASDDGCKLVLGLGPTPSAYFDDCYSFGVNKNKGLASGAIFPKGLLSESDSILKLGLSGGAKEALSGLGCAIEGTDTDTPMLNQISGDDIRVPIPVVDEGSTSAKKSGGYIASLLLAPRMDVGKALSQTELLNFGTGSHHQFQLSHELPANADFSVGTTSEQAISSTSSDHRTKIPKKCKFFGCSKGARGASGLCIGHGGGQRCHKPGCNKGAESRTAYCKAHGGGRRCQHLGCTKSAEGKTENCIAHGGGRRCGFPGGCAKAARGKSGLCIRHGGGKRCKVEGCTRSAEGQAGLCISHGGGRRCLHQACTKGAQGSTMFCKAHGGGRRCIFAGCSKGAEGSTPLCKGHGGGKRCLFDGGGICPKSVHGGTDFCVAHGGGKRCVVPGCTKSARGRTDCCVRHGGGKRCKFEDCGKSAQGSTDFCKAHGGGKRCTWGEGKCEKFARGKSGLCAAHSSMVQERKANKTGLIGPGLFHGLVSASSVAGSSIDTNHSYSGVSAVSDSIDSLEKPAKRQHLIPAQVLVPLSMKVSSSCTGFMNTENLEEGTNGYGASNGGIKGCDYLVPEGRVHGGALMSLFGGNLKNSIDGV comes from the coding sequence ATGAATCTTATCAAAAAGGGCCCACGATTTTCTCATAATAATGAGCTTCCAAAGAATGACTGTTTTGGTGATACCGCTTTGAGCTTGAACTGCCTTGGATATGGAGGAAGCAGTTCGACCAATGCTGAGGGCGCTGATAATAATCTTAAAGTTGATTTCTCTAATGCTTCTGATGACGGTTGCAAGTTGGTGCTTGGATTGGGTCCAACACCAAGTGCATATTTTGATGATTGTTACAGCTTTGGggtcaacaaaaataaagggCTGGCTTCTGGTGCTATATTTCCCAAGGGGCTGTTGTCTGAGAGCGATTCAATCCTAAAACTTGGCCTTTCTGGAGGGGCTAAGGAAGCTTTGAGTGGTCTCGGCTGTGCAATTGAGGGGACTGATACAGATACTCCTATGCTGAACCAAATTTCTGGTGATGATATTAGAGTCCCGATTCCTGTTGTCGATGAGGGTTCCACCTCAGCAAAGAAGTCTGGTGGCTATATAGCATCACTTCTTTTGGCTCCTAGAATGGATGTTGGAAAAGCTCTGTCACAGACAGAACTTCTCAACTTTGGGACTGGATCGCATCATCAATTTCAGCTGAGCCATGAACTACCTGCCAACGCAGATTTCTCTGTGGGCACTACTTCTGAGCAAGCGATTTCATCCACTTCTTCTGACCACAGAACTAAAATTCCAAAGAAATGCAAGTTCTTTGGTTGCTCAAAGGGAGCACGGGGGGCATCAGGCCTTTGTATTGGTCACGGGGGCGGACAGCGATGCCATAAGCCAGGTTGCAACAAGGGAGCTGAGAGCCGAACAGCATATTGCAAGGCCCATGGTGGAGGAAGAAGGTGTCAACACTTGGGTTGCACTAAAAGCGCAGAGGGGAAGACAGAAAATTGCATCGCCCATGGTGGTGGCAGAAGATGTGGGTTTCCAGGGGGATGCGCTAAGGCTGCACGAGGCAAGTCAGGGCTTTGTATTAGACATGGCGGGGGGAAGAGGTGTAAGGTTGAAGGCTGCACCCGTAGTGCTGAAGGACAGGCTGGGTTGTGTATTTCTCATGGGGGTGGACGCCGTTGTTTGCACCAAGCATGTACGAAGGGTGCTCAGGGGAGTACCATGTTCTGCAAAGCTCATGGTGGGGGAAGGCGATGCATATTTGCAGGATGCAGCAAAGGAGCCGAAGGGAGTACGCCGTTGTGCAAGGGACATGGTGGGGGAAAGCGCTGCCTGTTTGATGGTGGTGGAATTTGTCCAAAAAGTGTCCATGGAGGGACAGACTTTTGTGTTGCCCATGGTGGTGGAAAGAGGTGTGTTGTGCCAGGCTGTACAAAGAGTGCGCGTGGCCGTACTGATTGTTGTGTCAGGCATGGTGGTGGGAAGCGGTGCAAGTTTGAAGATTGTGGGAAGAGTGCCCAAGGCAGCACTGATTTCTGCAAGGCTCATGGCGGGGGTAAACGATGTACCTGGGGTGAGGGAAAATGTGAGAAGTTTGCCAGGGGTAAGAGTGGTCTATGTGCTGCGCACAGCAGCATGGTCCAAGAGAGGAAGGCAAACAAGACTGGTTTGATCGGACCAGGACTGTTCCATGGCCTTGTATCTGCTTCGTCAGTTGCAGGGAGCAGCATAGACACCAACCATTCATATTCTGGAGTCAGTGCTGTCTCGGACTCCATTGATTCCCTAGAAAAGCCAGCAAAAAGACAACATCTGATACCAGCACAAGTACTGGTTCCTCTTTCAATGAAGGTCTCTTCGTCTTGTACAGGTTTTATGAATACTGAGAACCTAGAGGAAGGTACAAATGGCTATGGTGCCAGCAATGGTGGGATAAAGGGTTGTGATTATCTGGTTCCCGAGGGAAGAGTCCATGGCGGCGCCCTTATGTCATTGTTCGGTGGAAATCTGAAGAATTCAATCGATGGAGTTTGA